A stretch of DNA from Micromonospora sp. WMMD1155:
GACGGGCCGACCGCCCGGGCGTTGGCCGACGCCTTCCGGGCCTTCGAGGCCGACCCGGACGCGTCGGTGGCCGTGCTCTGGGGCGCCGGTGGCACGTTCTGCGCCGGGGCCGACCTGAAGGCGATCGGTACGCCGAGTGGCAACCGGGTGGAGCCGGAGGGCGACGGGCCGATGGGTCCGACCCGGATGGCGCTCAACAAGCCGGTGATCGCGGCGATCTCCGGGTACGCGGTGGCCGGCGGGCTCGAGTTGGCGCTCTGGTGCGACCTGCGGGTCGCCGAGTCCGACGCGACGCTCGGGGTGTTCTGCCGCCGCTGGGGGGTGCCGCTGATCGACGGTGGCACCGTCCGGCTGCCCCGGTTGATCGGCGAGAGCCGGGCGATGGACCTGATCCTCACCGGCCGCCCGGTGGCGGCGGACGAGGCGTACACGATGGGGTTGGTCAATCGGGTGGTGCCACCCGGCCAGGCCCGGGCGGCGGCCGAGGAGCTGGCGGCGACGATCGCCCGACACCCGCAGACCTGCCTGCGCAACGACCGGGCGGCGATGCTGGCCGCCGCCGGGCGTTCTGAGCCGGAGGCACTGGCGACCGAGTTGGTGTACGGGATGGACTCGCTGGCGGCGGACGCGCTGGCCGGCGCGGCCCGGTTCGCGGCGGGCGAGGGCCGGCACGGCACGACGCCGCCGGGAGGGTGGGACCTCCCGACGGCGTCGGCTACCGGGTGAATCAGTTACGGATGATGGTGAACGTCGAGGTGGGGTTCTGGATGTCCACCGCGTTGTTGCTCAGCCGCAGGTTGTTGAAGGTGACCGACCCGACGGCCGGCCCCTGCCCGGCCTCCGGCATCGGGTTCGCCCAGATGGCGAAGCCGGACTTCGCGTCGTAGGCGTCCCCACTCTTCCGGGCACCGCTGATCGAGACGTTGGTGAAGACCGTGTCGGTGATCGGGTTTTGCGGCTGCCCACCGACGTAGTTGGTCTGGAACATGATGCCGCTGTAGGTGGGATCGATGATGTCGACATCGCTGACCCGGATGCCCTGGAACACCTTCGAGGCGGAGAACACCCAGATGGCCGGGAAGGTCTGCCCGCCCCAGAAGTGCCCACCGGCCCGGACGATCGAGATGTTCTCGAACCTCGTCGGCGGGTTGGCGCCGAAGCCGTTCATCGGGTAGCCGAAGTCGAGTGAGCTGATGGTGATGCCGGAGTAGACAAGCGTGTCCGCGATGTAGATGTTGCGGAACGTGTTGCCGTAGCCGCCGTACACGGCGACACCGGCGGCCCGCCAGGTCAGGGTCGAGGTCAGGTTCTCGTAGATGTTGTCCTTCATGTCGGCGCCGCCCGCGTCGATGGCCGAGAACAGTGCGAAGCTGTCGTCGCCGGTGGCCCGGGCGTCGTTGTTGCTGACCAGGTTGTTGG
This window harbors:
- a CDS encoding crotonase/enoyl-CoA hydratase family protein encodes the protein MGVRVERSGPVTTVVLDRAAARNAVDGPTARALADAFRAFEADPDASVAVLWGAGGTFCAGADLKAIGTPSGNRVEPEGDGPMGPTRMALNKPVIAAISGYAVAGGLELALWCDLRVAESDATLGVFCRRWGVPLIDGGTVRLPRLIGESRAMDLILTGRPVAADEAYTMGLVNRVVPPGQARAAAEELAATIARHPQTCLRNDRAAMLAAAGRSEPEALATELVYGMDSLAADALAGAARFAAGEGRHGTTPPGGWDLPTASATG